Proteins from a single region of Allocatelliglobosispora scoriae:
- a CDS encoding phage baseplate assembly protein V, with amino-acid sequence MIIPPLTIRLDGARLDARVLALRVAGQLSQPAQAEVTLDADASWAFGARLQIEVGDDELFDGEVTAVELVRGPGSERALLLRGYDKLHQLRKRQLPRVFTHVTIADLARELTADLGITVQCPDPGSSIERLVQHRQSDWELLSQTAARCGRYLVLDGDTLVIDGLRPRGAAVELKVGDSLWQCRVEANVDRAVREVSSIGWHPRLGEVTTGRAADRGFKPGGKLDPGAGGTRTLLDQSVDLQTEAAQAALDRSAARVVCLSGTARGDVALRPGRTVAVTGLDDAIDGAYPICSAVHTVTAEGYRTVFGTEPPAPAALPTGASVTLGKVTSVNDPDAKGRVQVSLLAYGDLDIGWLGVLCPGAGPGKGIVALPDPGDLVVIALPHENPAEGIVLGAIYGPETPKDTGVSGGSVQRWTLHSGGGQSIVIDDSEKSIKMANADGSSLELAPGTVRLLAHTDLVIEAPGHSMTIRAASVDFERALLPVPSLDVSAVLP; translated from the coding sequence ATGATCATCCCACCGCTGACGATCCGCCTCGACGGGGCTCGGCTCGACGCCCGGGTCCTCGCCCTGCGCGTCGCCGGGCAGCTCTCCCAGCCCGCGCAGGCCGAGGTGACCCTCGACGCCGACGCGTCCTGGGCGTTCGGGGCGCGGCTGCAGATCGAGGTCGGCGACGACGAGCTCTTCGACGGCGAGGTCACCGCCGTGGAGCTGGTCCGCGGGCCGGGCTCGGAGCGGGCGCTGCTGCTGCGCGGCTATGACAAGCTGCACCAGCTGCGCAAACGCCAGCTGCCCCGGGTCTTCACCCATGTCACCATCGCCGACCTGGCTCGGGAGCTCACCGCCGACCTCGGCATCACCGTGCAGTGTCCGGACCCGGGCTCGTCGATCGAGCGGCTGGTGCAGCACCGGCAGAGCGACTGGGAGCTGCTGTCGCAGACCGCCGCCCGCTGCGGGCGCTACCTGGTGCTCGACGGCGACACCCTCGTCATCGACGGGCTGCGCCCGCGCGGTGCCGCGGTCGAGCTGAAGGTCGGCGACTCGCTCTGGCAGTGCCGGGTCGAGGCCAATGTGGACCGTGCAGTGCGCGAGGTCTCCTCGATCGGCTGGCACCCCCGGCTGGGGGAGGTCACCACCGGGCGGGCAGCCGATCGCGGGTTCAAGCCGGGCGGGAAGCTCGACCCCGGCGCGGGCGGTACGCGTACCCTGCTGGATCAATCGGTGGACCTGCAGACGGAAGCCGCCCAGGCGGCACTGGACCGCAGCGCGGCTCGCGTGGTCTGCCTGAGCGGGACCGCGCGGGGCGACGTGGCGCTGCGGCCCGGCCGGACCGTGGCGGTGACCGGGCTCGACGACGCGATCGACGGGGCCTACCCGATCTGCTCGGCGGTCCACACGGTGACGGCGGAGGGTTACCGCACGGTCTTCGGCACCGAGCCGCCCGCGCCCGCCGCGCTGCCCACCGGTGCCTCGGTGACGCTCGGCAAGGTGACCTCGGTCAACGACCCGGACGCGAAGGGGCGGGTGCAGGTGAGCCTGCTCGCCTACGGCGACCTGGACATCGGGTGGCTGGGCGTGCTCTGCCCCGGTGCCGGCCCCGGCAAGGGGATCGTGGCGCTGCCGGACCCCGGCGACCTCGTCGTGATCGCGCTGCCGCACGAGAACCCGGCCGAGGGGATCGTGCTCGGCGCGATCTACGGCCCTGAGACCCCGAAGGACACCGGGGTCAGCGGCGGCTCGGTCCAGCGGTGGACCCTGCACAGCGGGGGCGGCCAGAGCATCGTCATCGACGACTCCGAAAAGTCGATCAAGATGGCGAACGCCGACGGCAGCTCGCTGGAGCTCGCTCCCGGCACGGTCCGGCTCCTGGCCCACACCGACCTGGTGATCGAGGCGCCCGGCCACAGCATGACGATCCGGGCCGCGAGCGTCGACTTCGAGCGCGCGCTGCTGCCGGTTCCGTCGCTCGACGTGTCGGCGGTGCTGCCGTGA
- a CDS encoding GPW/gp25 family protein, with amino-acid sequence MTASSLRFSGADGVVTTATGRLAMVHGDEAIRQAIMLLLGTVPGERLMRPDYGSHLHRLLFAPNDQTTAGLAIHYVRQALARWEPRVEVEEVDADPDPDIASRLNIHLRYRVKQTLTVDTLDYPLALGDLS; translated from the coding sequence ATGACCGCCAGCTCCCTGCGCTTCTCCGGCGCCGACGGCGTCGTCACCACGGCCACCGGTCGGCTGGCGATGGTCCACGGTGACGAGGCGATCCGCCAGGCCATCATGCTGCTGCTCGGCACCGTGCCGGGGGAGCGGCTGATGCGGCCCGACTACGGCTCGCACCTGCACCGGCTCCTCTTCGCGCCCAACGACCAGACGACGGCCGGGCTCGCCATCCACTACGTCCGCCAGGCCCTGGCCCGCTGGGAGCCGCGCGTCGAGGTGGAGGAGGTCGACGCCGACCCCGATCCCGACATCGCCTCCCGGCTCAACATCCACCTGCGCTACCGGGTCAAGCAGACCCTCACCGTCGACACGCTCGACTACCCACTCGCCCTCGGAGACCTGTCATGA
- a CDS encoding CIS tube protein produces the protein MERIAFLVDATGERIDCLINPETLVIRRLAGVRPAALPGAVVGAGADDTLLFTGGGRTELVLDLLFDVDLLEPAHRPDDVRALTGRLWRLAENGQGRPPLVRLVWGKSWNLPGVVVSIAERLDSIDTTGTPRRSWLRLKLVRSAEEPPATPGRTTSSAVEAVGNGSGGQGVRFDLLAADALGDPTKWRELAEHNGIANPLSVPSGSVLGVPS, from the coding sequence GTGGAACGCATAGCTTTTCTCGTCGACGCGACGGGCGAACGGATCGACTGCCTGATCAACCCGGAGACCCTCGTCATCCGCCGGCTCGCCGGGGTACGCCCAGCGGCCCTGCCGGGTGCCGTGGTGGGCGCGGGCGCCGACGACACGCTGCTCTTCACCGGTGGCGGGCGGACCGAACTCGTCCTGGACCTGCTCTTCGACGTGGACCTGCTGGAGCCCGCGCACCGCCCCGACGACGTGCGCGCCCTGACCGGGCGGCTGTGGCGGCTGGCGGAGAACGGACAGGGCCGCCCGCCGCTGGTACGCCTGGTGTGGGGCAAGAGCTGGAACCTGCCCGGTGTCGTGGTGAGCATCGCCGAGCGGCTGGACTCGATCGACACGACGGGTACGCCGCGCCGCTCCTGGCTGCGGCTGAAGCTGGTGCGCTCCGCGGAGGAGCCGCCCGCGACCCCGGGGCGTACCACGTCGAGCGCCGTCGAAGCGGTCGGCAACGGCTCGGGCGGCCAGGGGGTCCGCTTCGACCTGCTCGCCGCCGACGCTCTCGGCGACCCGACCAAGTGGCGCGAACTCGCCGAGCACAACGGGATCGCCAACCCGCTGAGCGTGCCGTCGGGGTCCGTGCTGGGGGTGCCGTCATGA